The nucleotide window AAAAAAGCAAAAGAAGAATTAGAAAAAGAATTACATAAATATGTAAAAGAAGAAGATATAAAAATAGTTAAAGAAAATCTAAATGAAATCATTAAATTATTATTCAGAAAGTAAATCATCCCAATAATCCCTATTCACCATAAAACTATCTCTTCCTTATCTATTCTATCTAATATAAATATCATTAAACTTGATGCTATTAAATCAGCAGTGGTTCCAGGATTTAGTTTGTTTCCTTCCTTTGATAAATATCTATCAAACTCTTTAACTTTCTCTTCAGTGAAGTTATTTAATACATCTTCAGCCATTTTAGAGACATTTAAGGCAGTTTCAAAACCTTTTTTTCTTGCAATTAATGTATCAGGATATTTAGCCAATAGGTTTAAAAATGTTTTTGTTATAGCCAAGTTTATGTTGTTGAGCTCTTTATAAAACTTTTTTAATAAATTATAGCCTTCAAATGATATTTTAAAGCTATCAACCCATTCTTTACTTATATTGTCCCACTCTGCAGATATTTTATAAACATCTAAGAGTGTTAAGCCCTTTTCAATAAGCTCTTTTTTTGCATCTTCTGAAGTAACATCAGGACCTTTCTTTGGTTTATTGACATAAGCCATTGCTATATTTATTGCATCATAGACATTTATAGCATCTT belongs to Methanotorris formicicus Mc-S-70 and includes:
- a CDS encoding triphosphoribosyl-dephospho-CoA synthase, with the translated sequence MNPFDIMKASQIACCLEVSSFKPGNVHRNRDYRDIKYHHFINAGIAFGNVVYEASQKDRDVGLYIKKAVIESKKWSPTNANLGIIMLHIPIAMAAGKLESFDENKLRDNLKRITENTTVEDAINVYDAINIAMAYVNKPKKGPDVTSEDAKKELIEKGLTLLDVYKISAEWDNISKEWVDSFKISFEGYNLLKKFYKELNNINLAITKTFLNLLAKYPDTLIARKKGFETALNVSKMAEDVLNNFTEEKVKEFDRYLSKEGNKLNPGTTADLIASSLMIFILDRIDKEEIVLW